From Streptomyces sp. GSL17-111, one genomic window encodes:
- a CDS encoding DUF3830 family protein, protein MADRFIEVSLDKRGVRCTAKLLDDRAPVTCAAVWDALPLGGDVYHAKYARNEIYALVPPFAPEEPPLENPTITPIPGDLCYFTFTDVQLGTASYGYETDARHQGRATVVDLALFYERNNLLINGDAGWVPGIVWGGVVEGLDRMAEACQDLWRSGAIGETLSFRRAS, encoded by the coding sequence ATGGCCGACCGCTTCATCGAGGTGTCGCTCGACAAGCGAGGGGTGCGCTGCACCGCCAAGCTGCTGGACGACCGCGCGCCCGTCACCTGTGCCGCGGTGTGGGACGCGCTTCCGCTCGGCGGGGACGTCTACCACGCCAAGTACGCGCGCAACGAGATCTACGCGCTGGTGCCGCCCTTCGCCCCGGAGGAGCCGCCGCTGGAGAACCCCACGATCACCCCGATCCCGGGCGACCTGTGCTACTTCACGTTCACCGACGTCCAGCTCGGCACCGCCTCCTACGGCTACGAGACGGACGCCCGGCACCAGGGGCGGGCGACGGTGGTGGACCTGGCGCTGTTCTACGAGCGGAACAACCTGCTGATCAACGGCGACGCCGGCTGGGTGCCCGGCATCGTGTGGGGCGGCGTGGTGGAGGGGCTGGACCGGATGGCCGAGGCCTGCCAGGACCTGTGGCGGTCCGGCGCGATCGGCGAGACGCTCTCGTTCCGCCGGGCCTCCTGA
- a CDS encoding amidase has translation MTDLTALTAGRLVAGYAAGDFSPVEVTRAALERAEGVDPRVNAFVRIDGDTALEQARASAERWRRGAPAGLVDGVPVTVKDILLQRGAPTYKGSWTISDAGPWEEDAPSVARLREHGAVFLGKTTTPEFGWKGVTDSPRHGATGNPYDPARTAGGSSGGGAAAVALGAGPLALGTDGGGSVRIPAAFSGIFALKPTYGRVPLYPASAFGTLAHVGPMTRDAADAALLLDVIGASDPRDWSALAPFPGSFRDQLAGGVAGLRVAYSPDFDGRVAVRPQVAAAVRRAVETLEELGAHVEEADPGFEDPVDAFHVLWFSGAARVTQHLGPEQRARLDPGLREVIEEGARYSALDYLAAVDVRMALGARLGAFHQRYDLLVTPTTPGTAFEIGVEVPKGSPHRRWTEWTPFSYPFNLTQQPAASVPCGLDDAGLPIGVQLVGARHSDALVLRAAHALYGTELPRLPAPPLLAERAAHP, from the coding sequence TTGACCGATCTCACCGCCCTGACGGCGGGCCGGCTCGTCGCGGGATACGCCGCGGGTGACTTCTCGCCCGTGGAGGTCACGCGGGCGGCGCTGGAGCGCGCCGAGGGCGTCGACCCCCGGGTGAACGCCTTCGTGCGCATCGACGGGGACACCGCACTGGAACAGGCGCGCGCCTCCGCGGAGCGCTGGCGGCGCGGTGCGCCCGCCGGGCTGGTGGACGGCGTCCCGGTGACGGTCAAGGACATCCTGCTGCAACGCGGCGCGCCCACCTACAAGGGGTCGTGGACGATCTCCGACGCCGGACCCTGGGAGGAGGACGCCCCGTCCGTGGCGCGGCTGCGCGAGCACGGCGCGGTGTTCCTCGGGAAGACGACCACCCCGGAGTTCGGCTGGAAGGGCGTCACCGACAGCCCCCGGCACGGCGCCACCGGCAATCCCTACGACCCGGCCCGGACGGCGGGCGGCTCCAGCGGCGGCGGGGCGGCGGCCGTCGCGCTCGGGGCCGGGCCGCTGGCCCTGGGCACCGACGGCGGCGGCTCGGTGCGCATCCCGGCGGCGTTCAGCGGGATCTTCGCGCTCAAGCCCACCTACGGCCGGGTGCCGCTGTACCCCGCGAGCGCCTTCGGGACGCTCGCGCACGTCGGCCCGATGACGCGGGACGCGGCCGACGCGGCACTGCTGCTCGACGTCATCGGGGCGAGCGACCCCCGGGACTGGTCGGCGCTCGCGCCGTTCCCCGGCAGCTTCCGGGACCAGCTGGCGGGCGGGGTGGCCGGGCTGCGGGTGGCCTACTCCCCCGACTTCGACGGCCGGGTGGCGGTGCGGCCGCAGGTCGCCGCCGCCGTGCGGCGGGCCGTGGAGACGCTGGAGGAGCTCGGCGCCCACGTCGAGGAGGCCGACCCGGGCTTCGAGGACCCGGTCGACGCCTTCCACGTGCTGTGGTTCAGCGGGGCCGCCCGCGTCACCCAGCACCTCGGCCCGGAGCAGCGCGCCCGGCTCGACCCCGGTCTGCGGGAGGTGATCGAGGAGGGCGCCCGGTACTCGGCGCTGGACTACCTGGCGGCTGTCGACGTCCGGATGGCGCTCGGGGCCCGGCTCGGCGCGTTCCACCAGCGCTACGACCTCCTCGTGACGCCGACGACGCCGGGCACGGCGTTCGAGATCGGCGTGGAGGTCCCGAAGGGCTCGCCGCACCGGCGGTGGACGGAGTGGACGCCCTTCAGCTACCCCTTCAACCTCACCCAGCAGCCCGCCGCCAGCGTGCCGTGCGGGCTGGACGACGCGGGGCTGCCGATCGGCGTCCAGCTCGTCGGGGCCCGGCACTCCGACGCGCTGGTGCTGCGCGCGGCGCACGCCCTCTACGGCACGGAGCTCCCCCGGCTGCCCGCGCCCCCGCTGCTGGCCGAGCGCGCGGCCCACCCCTGA
- a CDS encoding D-2-hydroxyacid dehydrogenase: protein MAEPRVLVLDDDPPPDLRRLAGRARVLRTDEEGLAAALPEADVLLVWNFLSDAVKRAWPGDGPRPSWVHTASAGVDRLLPELAGSDAVITNARGVFDQPIAEYVTGWVLAMAKDFAGSWELQRSHRWQHRETMRVGGTRAVVVGSGPIGRAIGRTLLALGVSVELVGRTAREGDAEFGHVNGFEALDGLLPEADWVVCAAPLTPATDGLFDAKAFARMKDGAAFVNIGRGAHVVTADLVDALGTGRLRGAAVDVLREEPLGPDSPLWDVPGLWISPHMSGDTLGWRRDLAEQFCDNFDHWVAGRPLLNIVDKQLGYVPAH, encoded by the coding sequence ATGGCAGAACCCCGCGTCCTGGTGCTCGACGACGACCCGCCACCGGATCTCCGGCGGTTGGCGGGGCGGGCGCGGGTGCTCCGCACCGACGAGGAGGGGCTCGCCGCCGCACTGCCCGAGGCCGACGTCCTGCTGGTGTGGAACTTCCTCTCCGACGCGGTGAAACGCGCCTGGCCCGGGGACGGTCCGCGGCCGTCCTGGGTGCACACCGCGAGCGCGGGCGTGGACCGGCTGCTGCCGGAGCTGGCGGGGTCGGACGCGGTGATCACCAATGCCCGGGGCGTCTTCGACCAGCCCATCGCCGAATACGTCACCGGATGGGTCCTGGCAATGGCCAAGGATTTTGCCGGTTCATGGGAATTGCAGCGTTCCCACCGGTGGCAGCATCGGGAGACCATGCGGGTCGGGGGAACCCGCGCGGTCGTGGTCGGGTCGGGCCCGATCGGAAGGGCCATCGGCCGCACGTTGCTGGCCCTGGGCGTCTCGGTGGAACTCGTCGGCCGCACGGCACGGGAAGGGGACGCGGAATTCGGTCACGTGAACGGCTTCGAGGCTTTGGACGGCCTTCTCCCGGAAGCCGACTGGGTGGTCTGCGCCGCCCCGCTCACCCCCGCCACGGACGGCCTCTTCGACGCGAAGGCCTTCGCCCGGATGAAGGACGGGGCGGCGTTCGTCAACATCGGCCGGGGCGCGCACGTCGTCACCGCCGACCTCGTCGACGCGCTGGGCACCGGACGGCTGCGCGGGGCCGCCGTGGACGTCCTCCGGGAGGAGCCCCTGGGCCCCGACAGTCCCCTGTGGGACGTGCCGGGCCTGTGGATCTCCCCGCACATGAGCGGCGACACGCTGGGCTGGCGGCGCGACCTCGCCGAGCAGTTCTGCGACAACTTCGACCACTGGGTGGCGGGCAGGCCGCTGCTCAACATCGTCGACAAGCAGCTGGGCTACGTCCCGGCGCACTGA
- a CDS encoding maleate cis-trans isomerase family protein: MDVSFLGGPGPQRGVGIVAPFDFALDRELWRWVPDDVSLHLTRTPFVPVEVSLDLARLVSEHATLREAVQALTAVSPEVVAYACTSGSFVGGQAGELAMCTAMNLAGETPALTTSGALLHALREIDARRVALVTPYTKSVTDALEDYLGEAGIEVTGRCYLGLTREIWRVPYRDVTGMAREATAEGEPDALFISCTNLPTYDVIPQLEAELRMPVLSANQVTVWSALRSIGKQAVGPYQALLDPVARRGPAAMSGLPSPGAPEEDAREVPHAPPEVALAGSALPGPEPELADPLGEPPFPDDLTGGQPPL, translated from the coding sequence ATGGATGTCTCGTTTCTCGGCGGTCCCGGTCCACAGCGTGGTGTGGGGATCGTGGCCCCTTTCGATTTCGCGCTGGATCGCGAGCTGTGGCGCTGGGTCCCCGACGACGTCTCGCTCCACCTCACCCGGACCCCGTTCGTGCCCGTGGAGGTGAGTCTCGACCTCGCGCGGCTGGTCAGCGAGCACGCCACGCTGCGCGAGGCCGTCCAGGCCCTGACGGCCGTCTCCCCGGAGGTCGTCGCCTACGCCTGCACCTCGGGGTCGTTCGTCGGCGGGCAGGCCGGGGAACTGGCGATGTGCACGGCCATGAACCTCGCGGGCGAGACCCCGGCGCTGACCACCTCCGGCGCGCTGCTGCACGCGCTGCGCGAGATCGACGCCCGGCGCGTCGCCCTCGTCACGCCGTACACCAAGTCCGTCACCGACGCCCTGGAGGACTACCTGGGCGAGGCGGGCATCGAGGTCACCGGCCGCTGCTACCTGGGGCTCACGCGGGAGATCTGGCGCGTCCCCTACCGGGACGTCACGGGCATGGCCCGGGAGGCGACGGCGGAGGGCGAGCCGGACGCCCTGTTCATCAGCTGCACCAACCTCCCCACCTACGACGTCATTCCGCAGCTGGAGGCCGAGCTGCGGATGCCGGTGCTCTCCGCCAACCAGGTGACCGTCTGGTCCGCGCTGCGCAGCATCGGCAAGCAGGCCGTCGGCCCCTACCAGGCGTTGCTGGACCCGGTCGCCAGACGCGGCCCGGCCGCGATGTCCGGCCTGCCGTCACCGGGCGCGCCCGAGGAGGACGCGCGGGAGGTGCCCCACGCGCCCCCGGAGGTGGCCCTCGCGGGCTCGGCCCTGCCCGGACCGGAGCCGGAGCTGGCCGACCCCCTGGGCGAGCCGCCCTTCCCCGACGACCTGACGGGCGGCCAGCCGCCGCTCTGA
- a CDS encoding maleate cis-trans isomerase family protein, which produces MQHAARHPARHTVGFLYPGYSAEDDYPRLEALLREAGADVSLPLVHTDIGEDAHRVDALLEMGSAPRLADGMTALAGRGAHAVVWSCTSASFVFGWEGAHEQVRALSAVAGLPASSTSFAFAHAVRALGVGRVAVAATYPTDVAEHFGAFLKAAGIEVVSLRGSGIITAAEVGTWGRAEVLAMATAGDHDAAEAVLLPDTALHSADHLTELEAALGKPVLTANQVTVWEGLRLAEVAVRAERLGALFR; this is translated from the coding sequence ATGCAGCACGCCGCCCGGCACCCGGCCCGGCACACCGTGGGGTTCCTCTACCCCGGGTACTCGGCCGAGGACGACTACCCGAGGCTGGAGGCCCTCCTCCGCGAGGCGGGGGCCGACGTCTCGCTGCCGCTGGTCCACACCGACATCGGAGAGGACGCGCACCGCGTCGACGCGCTGCTCGAAATGGGCTCCGCGCCCCGGCTCGCCGACGGCATGACGGCCCTGGCCGGCCGGGGCGCGCACGCCGTGGTGTGGTCGTGCACGAGCGCCAGCTTCGTCTTCGGCTGGGAGGGCGCGCACGAGCAGGTGCGCGCCCTGTCCGCCGTGGCCGGGCTGCCCGCGTCGAGCACGTCCTTCGCCTTCGCGCACGCGGTGCGGGCCCTGGGCGTCGGGCGGGTCGCCGTCGCCGCCACCTACCCGACGGACGTCGCCGAGCACTTCGGGGCGTTCCTCAAGGCCGCCGGGATCGAGGTCGTCTCGCTGCGGGGGAGCGGCATCATCACGGCGGCGGAGGTCGGTACCTGGGGCCGCGCGGAGGTGCTCGCGATGGCCACCGCCGGGGACCACGACGCGGCGGAGGCCGTGCTGCTGCCGGACACCGCGCTCCACAGCGCCGACCACCTCACCGAGCTGGAGGCGGCGCTCGGCAAGCCGGTGCTGACCGCCAACCAGGTCACCGTCTGGGAGGGGCTGCGACTGGCGGAGGTTGCGGTGCGCGCCGAGCGGCTGGGCGCCCTCTTCCGCTGA
- a CDS encoding putative bifunctional diguanylate cyclase/phosphodiesterase encodes MNATLDAPGDGPHATGAPPHPTTESHHDPCFRAAFDSARLAMALVDRAGRIVAANPAFTRLLDTPARTLDGLPLTELTHLGLDRRTRAACAAVLRGERTEVRCTRRLKHPDGTLLWAEVSLVAAGPPGSAALLSVTDVSEHRELRERLRHLEMHDPVTKLPNRVLFFERLAAALTDSATGRIGLCYLDLDGFKAVNDTLGHRAGDELLDLVAQRLVHCATGPRGGHLVARLGGDEFALLVEGSTGTRQLTDLADAVLAELQTRPFRLAGQRHTVSASIGVVERPTTGTSATELMQAADTTLYWAKADGKARWTLFDPERNAHRMTRQALSSTLRPAVDRGEFALEFQPIVGLADETLRGVEALVRWRHPQFGMIGPKDFIGLAEENGAIVPLGRWALAESCRQARRWQLEHAGVPLYVSVNVAVRQVWDSDLVADVADVLRETGLPPGLLQLELTENEVMGSAGRPLRALQALSEMGVRIAIDDFGTGYSNLAYLSRLPVRALKLDGTFVRGFQHGSARRTNQADETIVTSLVDLAHKLGLTVTAECVEGPAQAERLRRIGCDTGQGWHYSKPVAADRISALLSSTR; translated from the coding sequence GTGAACGCAACCCTGGACGCGCCGGGCGACGGCCCGCACGCCACCGGAGCCCCACCGCACCCCACCACGGAGAGTCACCATGACCCGTGCTTCCGTGCCGCCTTCGACAGCGCCCGGCTGGCGATGGCCCTCGTCGACCGGGCGGGCCGGATCGTCGCCGCCAACCCGGCGTTCACCCGGCTCCTGGACACCCCCGCCCGGACGCTCGACGGGCTGCCGCTGACCGAGCTGACGCACCTGGGGCTGGACCGCCGCACCCGCGCCGCCTGCGCGGCCGTCCTGAGGGGCGAGCGGACCGAGGTGCGCTGCACCCGGCGACTCAAGCACCCCGACGGAACCCTGCTGTGGGCGGAGGTCAGCCTGGTCGCCGCCGGGCCGCCCGGCTCCGCCGCCCTGCTGTCCGTCACCGACGTGAGCGAGCACCGCGAACTGCGCGAGCGGCTGCGCCACCTGGAGATGCACGACCCGGTGACGAAGCTGCCCAACCGCGTGCTCTTCTTCGAGCGGCTGGCCGCCGCCCTGACCGACAGCGCCACCGGCCGGATCGGCCTGTGCTACCTCGACCTGGACGGCTTCAAGGCGGTCAACGACACCCTCGGGCACCGCGCGGGCGACGAGCTGCTCGACCTCGTCGCGCAGCGGCTGGTGCACTGCGCGACCGGGCCGCGCGGCGGACACCTCGTCGCCCGGCTCGGCGGGGACGAGTTCGCTCTGCTGGTGGAGGGCTCCACCGGCACGCGGCAGCTGACGGACCTCGCCGACGCCGTCCTCGCCGAGCTCCAGACGCGCCCCTTCCGGCTGGCCGGGCAGCGGCACACCGTCTCCGCCAGCATCGGTGTCGTCGAGCGCCCCACCACGGGGACGAGCGCCACCGAGCTGATGCAGGCCGCCGACACCACGCTCTACTGGGCGAAGGCCGACGGCAAGGCGCGCTGGACGCTCTTCGACCCCGAGCGCAACGCCCACCGCATGACCCGGCAGGCCCTGTCCAGCACCCTGCGGCCCGCCGTGGACCGGGGCGAGTTCGCGTTGGAGTTCCAGCCCATCGTCGGTCTGGCCGACGAGACGCTGCGCGGCGTCGAGGCGCTGGTCCGCTGGCGGCACCCCCAGTTCGGGATGATCGGTCCGAAGGACTTCATCGGGCTCGCCGAGGAGAACGGCGCCATCGTGCCGCTCGGCCGGTGGGCGCTGGCCGAGTCGTGCCGCCAGGCCCGGCGCTGGCAGCTGGAGCACGCGGGCGTGCCGCTGTACGTCTCGGTGAACGTCGCCGTGCGTCAGGTGTGGGACTCCGACCTCGTCGCCGACGTCGCTGACGTCCTGCGCGAGACCGGGCTGCCGCCGGGCCTGCTGCAACTGGAACTGACCGAGAACGAGGTGATGGGCTCGGCGGGCCGCCCGCTGCGGGCCCTCCAGGCCCTGTCCGAGATGGGCGTGCGCATCGCCATCGACGACTTCGGCACCGGCTACTCGAACCTCGCCTACCTGAGCCGGCTGCCGGTGCGGGCCCTGAAGCTGGACGGCACGTTCGTGCGCGGCTTCCAGCACGGCAGCGCACGGCGCACCAACCAGGCCGACGAGACGATCGTGACGTCCCTGGTCGACCTCGCGCACAAGCTGGGGCTGACGGTCACCGCCGAGTGCGTGGAGGGCCCGGCGCAGGCGGAGCGCCTGCGCCGGATCGGGTGCGACACCGGACAGGGCTGGCACTACTCCAAGCCCGTCGCCGCCGACCGCATCTCGGCCCTCCTCAGCTCCACGCGCTGA
- a CDS encoding M6 family metalloprotease domain-containing protein: MPAGGPPRHRSPRRAGRGRLRRSGSVLTVLAAVAGTSSFAGPATDADRTPPCALQRTDAHHSLGLDTWNDAYVRPERTVDAMMVFLSFPDSVPLITPGRLAADHFPATGTFFERASYGRFDLRLHAAFHWTEMPSPSERYGIARDWDAEDRAAYLRDAIDVVDPQLDFGDYDVVYFVADPDAPGVDSDATKVVNFREPVSVDGTELRRIVTVFERFPADRNVLAHETGHVFDLPDLYNRPQDGKGDWDTYVGDWDLMGSQFGLAPDPFGWHKWKLGWLDDEQVDCVGGPGTSIHALQPLGRAPGGPGPGGGTRLAVARTGPSEVVVAEVREPVGNDERLCRSGVLVYRVRSDTASAGGPVEVLDGHPGTAACRSTSVHAPLADAPLGVGESLSVDDGAVRITALDRSPTGEWTVRITRT, from the coding sequence ATACCGGCGGGCGGGCCGCCGCGCCACCGGTCACCTCGGCGCGCGGGGCGGGGACGGCTGCGCCGTTCGGGGTCGGTCCTCACCGTCCTCGCCGCCGTGGCCGGCACCTCCTCCTTCGCGGGCCCCGCCACCGACGCCGACCGCACGCCGCCCTGTGCGCTCCAGCGGACCGACGCCCACCACTCGCTGGGGCTCGACACCTGGAACGACGCCTACGTGCGCCCCGAGCGCACCGTCGACGCGATGATGGTGTTCCTCTCCTTCCCCGACTCCGTCCCGCTGATCACGCCGGGCCGGCTCGCCGCCGACCACTTCCCCGCCACCGGCACCTTCTTCGAGCGCGCCTCCTACGGCCGCTTCGACCTGCGCCTGCACGCGGCCTTCCACTGGACCGAGATGCCCTCCCCCTCCGAGCGCTACGGCATAGCGCGTGACTGGGACGCCGAGGACCGGGCCGCCTACCTCCGCGACGCCATCGACGTCGTCGACCCGCAGCTCGACTTCGGCGACTACGACGTCGTCTACTTCGTGGCCGACCCCGACGCGCCGGGCGTGGACTCCGACGCGACGAAGGTCGTCAACTTCCGCGAGCCCGTCTCCGTGGACGGCACCGAGCTGCGCCGCATCGTGACCGTCTTCGAGCGGTTCCCCGCCGACCGCAACGTCCTGGCCCACGAGACCGGGCACGTCTTCGACCTGCCCGACCTCTACAACCGGCCGCAGGACGGCAAGGGCGACTGGGACACCTACGTCGGCGACTGGGACCTGATGGGCAGCCAGTTCGGACTGGCCCCCGATCCCTTCGGGTGGCACAAGTGGAAGCTCGGCTGGCTGGACGACGAGCAGGTGGACTGTGTCGGCGGCCCCGGCACCTCGATCCACGCCCTCCAGCCGCTGGGCCGCGCGCCGGGCGGCCCCGGCCCGGGCGGTGGGACCCGGCTGGCCGTCGCGCGCACCGGACCGAGCGAGGTCGTCGTCGCCGAGGTGCGTGAGCCCGTCGGCAACGACGAGCGGCTGTGCCGGTCCGGGGTGCTGGTCTACCGGGTGCGCAGCGACACCGCGTCGGCGGGCGGTCCCGTCGAGGTGCTCGACGGCCACCCGGGCACGGCGGCCTGCCGCAGCACCTCCGTCCACGCCCCGCTCGCGGACGCGCCGCTCGGGGTGGGGGAGAGCCTGTCCGTGGACGACGGCGCCGTGCGGATCACCGCCCTGGACCGCTCCCCGACGGGGGAGTGGACGGTGCGGATCACCCGGACCTGA
- a CDS encoding AAA domain-containing protein: MTVSASVTGARTAGDDPGAAASAATAAILADTLHGRERGVVVDSPPGAGKSTLVVRAARELAAAGRPLMIVAQTNAQVDDLVDRLAVADPDLPVGRLHSSDPAAYDPALDRHPAVRASARIADLAEQAVVVSTAAKWAHVRGDAVAEPWRHAIVDEAYQMRSDALLAVARLFERALFVGDPGQLDPFSQVGTEQWAGLSYDPSASAVSALLAHHPGLPQHRLPVSWRLPASAAPLVSSAFYPYTPFRSGTGPGDRRLAFGVRPDGSAVDRVLERAADAGWGLLELPARHTPRTDPEAVAAVAAVVHRLLERAGLTTDERGTGPTPLTADRIAVGTAHRDQAAAVRTALAGRGVEGVTVDTANRLQGREYDVTVVLHPLSGRPDATAFHLETGRLCVLASRHRHACVVVCRAGVAELLDEHPSAEPVQLGVDVRFPDGWAAQQAVLAELSAHRVPA; encoded by the coding sequence GTGACGGTCTCCGCATCCGTGACCGGCGCGCGGACGGCCGGGGACGACCCGGGCGCCGCCGCGTCCGCCGCCACCGCCGCCATCCTCGCCGACACCCTGCACGGGCGGGAGCGCGGCGTCGTCGTCGACTCGCCGCCCGGCGCGGGCAAGTCGACGCTCGTGGTGCGCGCCGCCCGCGAGCTGGCCGCCGCGGGCCGTCCGCTGATGATCGTGGCCCAGACGAACGCCCAGGTGGACGACCTGGTGGACCGGCTGGCCGTCGCCGATCCCGACCTCCCCGTCGGGCGGCTGCACAGCAGCGACCCGGCCGCCTACGACCCGGCGCTGGACCGGCACCCGGCCGTCCGCGCCTCGGCGAGGATCGCCGACCTGGCGGAGCAGGCCGTCGTCGTCTCCACCGCCGCGAAGTGGGCCCACGTGCGGGGCGACGCCGTCGCCGAGCCGTGGCGGCACGCCATCGTCGACGAGGCGTACCAGATGCGCTCCGACGCGCTGCTGGCTGTGGCCCGGCTGTTCGAGCGGGCCCTGTTCGTCGGCGATCCGGGGCAGCTCGACCCGTTCAGCCAGGTCGGCACGGAGCAGTGGGCGGGCCTGTCCTACGACCCGTCGGCGAGCGCCGTCTCGGCCCTGCTGGCCCATCACCCGGGGCTGCCGCAGCACCGGCTGCCGGTGTCGTGGCGGCTGCCCGCGTCGGCGGCTCCGCTGGTGTCGTCGGCGTTCTACCCCTACACCCCGTTCCGCAGCGGCACCGGGCCCGGGGACCGGCGGCTGGCCTTCGGCGTGCGCCCCGACGGCTCGGCCGTCGACCGGGTGCTGGAACGGGCCGCCGACGCGGGCTGGGGGCTGCTGGAGCTGCCCGCCCGCCACACGCCGCGCACGGACCCGGAGGCCGTCGCCGCCGTCGCCGCCGTCGTGCACCGGCTACTGGAGCGCGCGGGGCTGACGACGGACGAGCGGGGCACCGGTCCGACCCCCCTGACGGCCGACCGGATCGCCGTGGGCACCGCGCACCGGGACCAGGCGGCGGCCGTCCGCACGGCCCTGGCCGGGCGCGGTGTGGAGGGCGTCACGGTGGACACCGCCAACCGGCTCCAGGGCCGCGAGTACGACGTCACCGTGGTGCTGCACCCGCTGTCCGGCCGGCCGGACGCCACGGCCTTCCACCTGGAGACCGGCCGGCTGTGCGTGCTGGCATCCCGGCACCGGCACGCGTGCGTCGTGGTGTGCCGGGCGGGCGTCGCGGAGCTGCTCGACGAGCACCCCTCGGCGGAGCCGGTGCAGCTCGGGGTGGACGTCCGTTTCCCCGACGGCTGGGCCGCCCAGCAGGCCGTTCTCGCGGAGCTGTCCGCGCACCGGGTCCCGGCCTGA
- a CDS encoding histidine phosphatase family protein, with protein MAPRILLVRHGQTEWSRLGRHTGRTDLPLLDEGRRTAKLLGERLHRSPWDGLPDVEVRTSPLSRAAQTCELAGFGDRARPWTVLMEWDYGRYEGLTSERIKEEAGPDWVIWRDGVPGGETLAEVTARADEVVGWARSADRDVLVFAHGHILRALGARWLGQDIGFGARIGLAACGFSVLGWAYGEPALSRWNDTGHLDPRP; from the coding sequence ATGGCTCCGCGCATTCTGCTCGTCCGGCACGGTCAGACGGAGTGGTCGCGGCTCGGCCGGCACACCGGGCGCACCGATCTCCCGCTGCTCGACGAGGGCCGCCGGACGGCGAAGCTGCTCGGGGAGCGGCTGCACCGCTCCCCGTGGGACGGGCTGCCGGACGTCGAGGTCCGTACCAGCCCCCTCAGCCGGGCGGCCCAGACCTGCGAGCTGGCCGGATTCGGCGACCGCGCGCGGCCCTGGACCGTTCTCATGGAGTGGGACTACGGCCGCTACGAGGGGCTGACCAGCGAGCGGATCAAGGAGGAGGCCGGGCCGGACTGGGTGATCTGGCGGGACGGCGTGCCGGGCGGCGAGACGCTCGCCGAGGTCACGGCCCGGGCCGACGAGGTGGTCGGCTGGGCGCGCTCGGCCGACCGGGACGTCCTGGTCTTCGCCCACGGTCACATCCTGCGGGCGCTCGGTGCCCGCTGGCTCGGCCAGGACATCGGCTTCGGGGCCCGCATCGGGCTCGCCGCCTGCGGCTTCTCCGTCCTCGGCTGGGCCTACGGCGAACCGGCCCTCAGCCGCTGGAACGACACCGGCCACCTGGACCCTCGTCCCTGA
- a CDS encoding spermidine synthase — protein MASRAGQRQRGGREAVTERVAGGLARLEPDPDRPRGWTLTLDGAPQSSVDLADPTHLGFAYQRRIGHAADVAVAPAPGSPLRAVHLGGGALSLPRYVAATRPRSTQQVVEVDRELTAFVRRALPWDAGQRIRVRGADARAGLAKVPDGWADLVVADVFDGARTPAHLGTVEFLTDVRRALDPDGLYVVNVTDGPPLAHLRAQIATVLAVFPEVCVTADPAVLRGRRFGNAVLLAAARPLPVAELTRRAAADPHPARLEHGRALADFTGGARPVTDATARPSPPPPPGTFA, from the coding sequence ATGGCGAGCAGGGCCGGACAGCGGCAGCGGGGCGGCCGCGAGGCGGTCACCGAGCGGGTGGCCGGCGGCCTGGCCCGGCTGGAGCCCGACCCGGACCGGCCGCGGGGCTGGACGCTGACGCTCGACGGGGCCCCGCAGTCCTCCGTCGACCTCGCCGACCCCACCCACCTCGGCTTCGCCTACCAGCGCCGCATCGGGCACGCCGCCGACGTCGCCGTGGCGCCCGCGCCGGGGAGTCCGCTGCGCGCCGTGCACCTGGGCGGCGGCGCGCTCAGCCTGCCCCGCTACGTCGCCGCCACCCGTCCCCGCTCGACCCAGCAGGTCGTCGAGGTGGACCGGGAGCTGACCGCGTTCGTGCGGCGGGCCCTGCCGTGGGACGCCGGCCAGCGCATCCGGGTACGCGGCGCCGACGCCCGCGCCGGGCTCGCCAAGGTGCCCGACGGGTGGGCGGACCTCGTCGTCGCGGACGTCTTCGACGGCGCCCGCACGCCCGCGCACCTGGGCACCGTCGAGTTCCTGACGGACGTGCGCAGGGCCCTGGACCCCGACGGGCTGTACGTCGTCAACGTGACCGACGGGCCTCCGCTGGCCCACCTGCGCGCCCAGATCGCCACCGTGCTGGCCGTCTTCCCCGAGGTGTGCGTGACGGCCGATCCCGCCGTGCTGCGGGGCCGTCGCTTCGGCAACGCCGTCCTGCTGGCGGCCGCCCGGCCGCTGCCCGTGGCCGAGCTGACCCGACGGGCCGCCGCCGACCCCCACCCGGCCCGGCTCGAACACGGCCGCGCGCTGGCCGACTTCACCGGCGGGGCCCGCCCGGTCACCGACGCGACCGCGCGCCCCTCCCCGCCGCCGCCCCCGGGCACCTTCGCCTGA